The genomic region AAGCCGCCGAATCTCATCCTCTGACATCCCGGAAGCCTCGATGTGAATATTTCCACTCTCACCCCTGATGGAAATCGAAACATTTCGGGGCTCATGGTTGCGCGACCTACGCATCACAATCAGGACCGACATAAATGCGGCCGCGAGCGTTACTCCACTCAACACCAATGCCAGGGTTTCAAGAATCACTGTTGCCTCAACTCTGCACGAATAATACTCAAGCCACTAGCAGTGAAGCTGACGAGAAACATGGTGGTTGACCAGGTCGAAATGAATCCCTTGTCAATTGCTGTCTTTTCGTCGGCCAAAGCGGTGATGTAGCCGAACCAGAGCGTTGTGAAGATTGCCAAAGCAGTATTGAGGCAAGCAAGAGCCGTAGTGAGCCATTCGCTACTCGCCCCCTTGGCCCAGAGATCCCCAGCTGCGGCGGCAGCCATGGCCGTAGTGATGATCAGTAGTTCACCGTCCCCGGCCAGGTCCGCGTATGCAACCTGCTCGCCCTTGGTGCTCTTGAAGAAGAAAGCTGCCACCAGCGGGAGAACCGAAAGAATAACCGAGAACGAGAACCAGAGCATGGTTCTGATTACGGCTTTCTCCCACGCAGGAGCCCCTCCGGGCTGGGATGCGGTGGTGGTGATCCGCACAGCCTCGCCCACATTCCCAGAATTTGGCGAAACGGGTTCCTGAGGTGCCGCAGCGGTAGAGTTGGATTCTACTTCTGCCATTTTCGTCCAAGGCTATGAGTGTTGGCGGTTCTGGCGTGGAGCTTGACAGTGCGACCATAGCCGCCAAGCGCTTCCCACGACCCGGGAACTCGGAACATCACCCGGCACGGACCAACAAGCCTTCGGATGCGTTCAGAGGGGAGCCCGGCATCCGGCCACAGGATCGAGTGGTCCGCGGCGTCTCCGTAGTCGACCACCGTCAACTCGCCGAACGGCCGGATGCGGGTGCTGGGGTTGACCAGCCCCTGCGGAACGTTGGGCAGGATCCGTTCGTCGCCCCGAAGCGCACGTGGCCCGTAGGCCGCCCCCCGGTGCCCCAGGCCCATGTCCACCGGCGCTCCGAGGACCGCCACGTCGACGTCGCCGCCGCGCAGGTCGTCCTGGTTGAGGCACAGCGGCACCCCGAAGAACGTGGCGATGCCGGCATAGGCGGGGACGAAGGCGTACCGCTGCAGGTTGATCGGCCCGGGTTCGCGCTCGGGGTCGTGCGAGCGGTCGAGTTCCATCTTCCAGGCATCCAGAGGCACCCCTGCCACGGTCCGGTCCCTTCCGCGCCCTGCGTTGCCGGTCAGAGGACTGGCTCATGGACAGAGCCTCTGGTCCCGCATGCGCATACATCCAGGTGCGCGCCAACGAGGCCCCATGCCCGTTTTGCGCCCGTCCGGGCGGCGCCCAGGCCAAGCGGACCGTCGAGGCATACCGGCAGTCCGAACAGGGGCAGCTGCCCGCAGGCCCGGGAGCCGACTCCCTGACGGCCGCGTTCCGCGCCGTCGAAAGCGGGCTCGCCGAGCATGAACCAGGGCCCGGCGAGGGTAGTCACCGACCGGCGGATCGAACTGCTGTTGAAGATGAAGGCATCGGTGTTGCATCTGTCCTCGGCGAACTACTGCTGGTTCGAGGACCCGGCGAAGGCCTTGTGTCTCAAGCTCGTCGGCACCCGGTCCGCGGCAGCTCCGCTGACCGGGCTGTGTGACAGCTCCCGCTGCCCGCAGGCCACCCACCACCTCGTTCACCGCTCCGTCTGGCAGACCTCGGCTGACGACGGCGCCGTCCTGCTGGCCAGCCCTCGCGGCCCGGCCCAGGAGAAGGACCGTCTGCGGGCCGAGCACGAGCGGTCGATCCAGGTTCGCGAAGAGATCGACACGGCAGCCGGAAAGGCCGGATGACATGGCACTGAGCCATCAGCAGCGCGACCAGATCGAACGGCGTGTCCGCGCGGCCGTCGACCGGCTGCTCAGACAGCGTGCCCCACACACCCGCCGTATTACCCGAACCACACAAAGAACATCACGGCCGAGAAGGCGCGCAGCGTCGCCCCGTCAGAACTGGTTCGCGCCCCGACCGGTCGGAGTCTGCCGCCTCTCCCGTTAGCAGGCCAGCAGGGTCAGCAGGGTTCCATTCCATGTGGCAGGTTCGTCTGCATAAAAGGTCGGGTTACTGGAACCATAGATCCTCAGCCCCCCGAGTTTGCCGTATTCCAAGAAACCAGAACGATCAGTGCACACGTTTCTGATCGTCGCGCCGGGATTGATCAGCTCGGGTGCATCTGGGAAGCCGAGCTGTTGACTGAGGATCGCAGTTTTCGCCGCACCGTTCCGGATGTCGAAGCAGACCGGGAACCCCGGGGCATCCCCCGGGCCGTTCCCCGCTGCGCTTCCGACGGTGATGGTGTTGCTCACGTTACCAACGGTGTGCCCCGTGCCCTCGAGGTAGATGTTCCCGTTTCCACCCTGGACATTCCCCACAGTCCCGTGGCCACCATTGAAGGTATGGCCGGTGGACTTCGGCGCGGGCGGCGGGGTCGGCGTAGCAGACGCCGGCCCACTAACCAAAGCACCGACCAAACACACACCCGGAATTGCTACAGCCAGCTTGACGAAAGGCTTCATCAGCACTCCTCGCAGCGCTCCGACAGGGCAAGCCGTACAGGACCGCCCTCGTTCAATCCAGAACGTCTCACGGTCACCCCTGCAACACCGGACGAACACTCCCACGCTCACTCCTCCAGCCCCTGGAGCTCCCGCCTCTGGCGGGCAGGTTTGAGCTTGTCCCGCTTTGACGGACGGAGACCGATGCCGGGGCAGCCCGTGAATCCGAAGCCCGTCGAAGGCGGATCATTTTGCATTGTTCAGAGAGAACTATCCGCTTGCCTGTTCTCCGAGAGTCGGAGAGTTGCAGAAAAGGGCGATCCGATAGTTCGGTATGCGTCTACGCATCGACCCCCAGGTGGCCCTGACGGTCGTTCGGGAGCGTGTCCGGTTTGTGGATCACGAGCCCTACGCCCCGGCCGACAGCTACTTCCCGGAAGAGCTGGTGCGTGGCACTCCACTCATGAAGCCGGAGGATGTCTCGGCGCCGGGTGGGGTGCTGGCAGCCAGTGGCCTCTTCCGGGTGCGATACGTGGACGAGATCACTGTTCGCATGCCCACTGGTGTTGAGTCGGAGAGGCTGGACCTGCCGGCGGGGACCCCCGTCGCTGTTCATACGAGGACGGGCCACGACAAGGACGATCGCCCGCTGCGTGTCATGGTGACAACGCTGCCGGGTGACCGCCACGTGATCCGCTACGACCTATCGGCGGACTGATGACCACTCATGCTCACAGTGAAGGCGCCTCGCGCACGATGAACGCGGTACACACGGTAGAAGCGGCTCGTATCGACGGAGCTGAGCCTGAGCTGATCTGGTACACGTCCTACGGCTCGAACATGCACCTGGACCGCTTGGCCTCCTACATCGCCGGCGGCGCCCCTCCCGGCGCCGCTCGCCGCTATCCCGGATGCCGCGATCGCCGTCCGCCGGTGCGCTCGGTCCCGGTTGAGCTCCAAGGCCGCCTGTACTTCGCCACGGAGTCTCCGGTGTGGACCGGCGGAAGGGGCTTCTACGACCCGGCGGCTTCAGGCCGAACGCGAGCGCGCGCCCACCTGGTGACAGCACAACAGTTCTCTGACATCGCTGCTCAGGAGATGTATCGAGAGCCCGGGAGCGATTTCGACCTCGCGGAGGTGCTGCGTTCAGGGCGGGACGAGTTGGGGCCCGGCCGGTACGAGACGCTGATCTGCTCCGGCGTGTTGGAACGCATCCCTGTGCTGACCTTCACCGCTCCCTGGGGCGTGCGTGAAGTGGAGTGGGTGAAGCCTTCCGCTGCTTACGTGAAGTACCTGGCGGCAGGCATGTCGGAGTCCGGGGCATGGGACGAGCGATCCATCGCCGACTACCTCTCGGAGTGTCCCGGCGCGGCCGGTCACTGGAGTGCGGACCAGATCGTGGTTCTCCTGGCGTCCACCTGACCGCGCGAGCCGCGGTCGGGCGGTCAGGTGTTGTGGGCACCCGCCTGTCAGTGCCACTGGCCGTGCGCAAACTTTCCCAGCGTTCAGCACGGGGCGTCTGTGTGCCGCCAGAGGGTGGCCGATGGCCACCGAAGACGACCATTGATGGCCGCTCCGGCGCTGGATAGTGCCGGGCTGGAGGATGACCCACCTGGTGGGGCACCAGGATCCCTCGGGGCGAAGGGCTCGGCAGCCCGTTTCCTGAGCGGCTTCTTACCCCTGCCTTAACTGGAGCGTAAGGATCACTTCCAGGGGCCCGAACCCGGCGGAACCCGTGGTTCGGGGGGCTAGCTTGGCCGGGCCAGGACAGGAAGGGCCGGATGTGGCGCCGCCGGGGGGCGGCGCCACGGGGCCCGATTCCGATTCCGCTGGCGCGCCCCTGCCTTGTGCCCGAAGGAGACCCACCCATGTCCGCACGCCGCATCGCCACCCGTATCGCCGCAGTCGGCCTCGCCCCGCTCGCGGTGGCCGCGTACGCCGCCGCTCCCGCGGCCGCCCACGGCTCGATGACGGACCCGGTCAGCCGGGTGGCGGCCTGCTACGCGGAGGGCCCGGAGTCCCCGCGCTCCGCCGCGTGCAAGGCGGCGGTCGCGGCGAGCGGGACGCAGGCGTTCTACGACTGGAACGCGGTGAACATCGCCAACGCCGCCGGGAAGAGCAAGTCGCTGATCCCGGACGGCCAGCTGTGCTCGGCGGGCAACACCAAGTACAAGGGACTGGACCTGGCGCGCGCCGACTGGCCGGCGAGCCCGATGACGGCGGGCGCGCACACCTTCCACTACAAGGGGACCGCGCCCCACAAGGGTTCCTTCGAGCTGTACGTGACGAAGGACGGGTACGACCCGGCGAAGCCGCTGAAGTGGTCCGACCTGGAGCCCGCGCCGTTCGCGAAGGCGACCGATCCCGGTATGCAGAACGGCGACTACGTGTTCTCCGGCACCGTTCCCCACAAGTCCGGCCGCCACCTGATCTACAGCATCTGGCAGCGCTCGGACAGCCCGGAGGCCTTCTACACCTGCTCGGACGTGGTCTTCGGCAAGGACAGCGGCGGCGGTTCGGACTCCAAGCCGAGCACCGCACCCAGCACCGCGCCGAGCACCGCGCCGACCGCCGCCACCCGCACCGGCACCGGCACCGGCACCGGCACCGGGCCCGGCTCGAAGCCCGGTACGGGTACCGCCCCCTCGGCCCCGACGGACCAGCAGATCGCGGCAGGTGCGGACAAGTCCACGGTGGAGCACGGCGGCCACGGCGACAACGACCCGAAGACGAACGGGCAGGCCGCGGCCACCCCGGTGGCGTCGCAGTCCGCGCAGAGCGGCAACCTCGCCGAGACCGGCGGCAACGGCGCCACCCCGACGATCGCGATCGCGGGCGCCGCCA from Streptomyces sp. NBC_00190 harbors:
- a CDS encoding effector-associated constant component EACC1, with translation MILETLALVLSGVTLAAAFMSVLIVMRRSRNHEPRNVSISIRGESGNIHIEASGMSEDEIRRLVESLQVYEQARVDGEERER
- a CDS encoding arginase family protein, coding for MELDRSHDPEREPGPINLQRYAFVPAYAGIATFFGVPLCLNQDDLRGGDVDVAVLGAPVDMGLGHRGAAYGPRALRGDERILPNVPQGLVNPSTRIRPFGELTVVDYGDAADHSILWPDAGLPSERIRRLVGPCRVMFRVPGSWEALGGYGRTVKLHARTANTHSLGRKWQK
- a CDS encoding UTRA domain-containing protein codes for the protein MRLRIDPQVALTVVRERVRFVDHEPYAPADSYFPEELVRGTPLMKPEDVSAPGGVLAASGLFRVRYVDEITVRMPTGVESERLDLPAGTPVAVHTRTGHDKDDRPLRVMVTTLPGDRHVIRYDLSAD
- a CDS encoding histone deacetylase codes for the protein MTTHAHSEGASRTMNAVHTVEAARIDGAEPELIWYTSYGSNMHLDRLASYIAGGAPPGAARRYPGCRDRRPPVRSVPVELQGRLYFATESPVWTGGRGFYDPAASGRTRARAHLVTAQQFSDIAAQEMYREPGSDFDLAEVLRSGRDELGPGRYETLICSGVLERIPVLTFTAPWGVREVEWVKPSAAYVKYLAAGMSESGAWDERSIADYLSECPGAAGHWSADQIVVLLAST
- a CDS encoding lytic polysaccharide monooxygenase auxiliary activity family 9 protein: MSARRIATRIAAVGLAPLAVAAYAAAPAAAHGSMTDPVSRVAACYAEGPESPRSAACKAAVAASGTQAFYDWNAVNIANAAGKSKSLIPDGQLCSAGNTKYKGLDLARADWPASPMTAGAHTFHYKGTAPHKGSFELYVTKDGYDPAKPLKWSDLEPAPFAKATDPGMQNGDYVFSGTVPHKSGRHLIYSIWQRSDSPEAFYTCSDVVFGKDSGGGSDSKPSTAPSTAPSTAPTAATRTGTGTGTGTGPGSKPGTGTAPSAPTDQQIAAGADKSTVEHGGHGDNDPKTNGQAAATPVASQSAQSGNLAETGGNGATPTIAIAGAATLALGAAVLFAVARRRAAGGASRR